From one Caldithrix abyssi DSM 13497 genomic stretch:
- a CDS encoding sensor histidine kinase, with translation MKTILKSLFGKIALIFLIQILALSAVQMYLSLTCTFDYYYEKDQKLHAKTAAALARMIEERVKAGCSLTTITNDTQNLTLLNPDAHIYIVDQTGRILQTLTDASEIKRKKIDVQPILEFIAAKDQNLKEAVFIDNPLDPDGKVIFSASPLHLDDQYAYLLITYNVPLNTLSLQSIMDSGVLQNTALAAMLAVMFSLFAGFLVFFFLNKRLQIMRNVVNFFKNGKYDARIPITSRDEIGELGVAFNNMASAFETYLRDLERNDRMRREFIANISHDLRSPLASTRGYVETLMIKDEKLSQKERKKFLQIIHKNVVHLSELVSELFELAKFDAKQIEPAIEPFSIAELAQDIVLKFQPQSESLNINLISRFPKNLPLVMGDIGMIERAISNLIQNALKFSGKGATVNLELLKAENHVIVKIADNGPGIPVEDLPYVFERFYRVDKSRNRKSGGSGLGLAIVKKIVEAHGQKISVKCNPGSETVFSFTLPVWKKDLSQPRNKIKQTISSPEKS, from the coding sequence ATGAAGACGATTCTGAAAAGTTTGTTTGGTAAAATTGCGTTGATCTTTTTAATACAAATACTGGCGCTGTCGGCCGTTCAGATGTACCTCTCCTTAACCTGTACGTTTGACTATTATTACGAGAAAGATCAAAAGCTGCATGCTAAAACGGCAGCGGCTCTGGCGCGCATGATTGAAGAACGCGTGAAAGCCGGCTGTTCGTTAACCACCATTACCAATGATACACAAAATTTAACGCTCCTCAATCCTGATGCTCATATCTATATCGTGGACCAAACTGGCCGCATTTTGCAAACGTTAACCGATGCCAGTGAAATTAAACGTAAAAAAATTGATGTGCAGCCCATTCTTGAATTTATTGCCGCTAAAGATCAAAATTTAAAAGAGGCCGTGTTCATTGACAATCCTCTCGATCCAGACGGTAAGGTGATTTTTTCTGCAAGTCCTTTGCACTTAGACGATCAGTATGCTTATTTATTGATTACCTACAATGTGCCGCTGAATACACTTTCCTTGCAGTCGATCATGGACAGCGGCGTACTGCAAAACACGGCGTTGGCCGCCATGCTTGCCGTGATGTTCAGTTTATTTGCCGGGTTTTTAGTGTTTTTCTTTTTGAACAAGCGTCTGCAGATCATGCGCAATGTGGTTAATTTTTTCAAAAACGGCAAATACGATGCACGAATACCCATCACTTCGCGAGACGAAATTGGCGAACTGGGCGTGGCTTTTAATAACATGGCCAGCGCTTTTGAAACCTACCTGCGTGATCTGGAGAGAAATGATCGCATGCGTCGCGAGTTTATCGCCAATATCTCTCACGATCTGCGCAGTCCGCTGGCATCCACCCGCGGTTATGTGGAAACCTTAATGATCAAGGATGAAAAGCTGTCACAAAAAGAACGTAAAAAATTCCTGCAGATCATTCACAAAAATGTGGTGCATTTAAGCGAACTGGTGAGCGAATTGTTTGAACTGGCCAAATTTGACGCCAAACAAATTGAGCCGGCAATCGAGCCCTTTTCCATTGCCGAGTTAGCCCAGGATATTGTGTTAAAATTTCAACCTCAATCCGAAAGTTTGAATATTAATCTGATTTCCCGTTTTCCTAAAAATTTGCCTCTGGTGATGGGCGATATCGGAATGATCGAACGCGCCATCTCCAATCTGATTCAAAACGCACTGAAGTTCAGCGGGAAGGGGGCAACGGTTAATCTTGAATTGCTGAAAGCGGAAAACCATGTCATTGTTAAAATTGCGGATAACGGGCCCGGCATTCCCGTCGAAGATCTACCTTATGTTTTCGAGCGTTTTTACCGTGTGGATAAAAGCAGAAACCGTAAGTCAGGCGGAAGCGGCCTGGGCCTGGCCATTGTTAAAAAAATTGTTGAAGCCCACGGTCAAAAGATTTCTGTAAAGTGTAACCCCGGCAGCGAAACCGTTTTTAGTTTTACCTTGCCCGTCTGGAAAAAAGACCTCTCCCAACCACGAAACAAAATCAAGCAAACAATAAGCTCTCCTGAAAAATCTTGA
- a CDS encoding response regulator transcription factor, with the protein MNRNVLLIEDDTEICALLELHLRDLGIDLDVANQGDRGLERALKNDYQLVILDVMLPALDGLEVCKILREKKKKLPILMLTARSEELDKVLGLELGADDYITKPFSIRELLARVKTILRRIKAYEESNESDGPEEFKTGDLAVNVAKRRVLLKNKNIELTAKEFELLKLFISNPGRAFSREKLLNMVWGYQFSGYEHTVNSHINRLRAKIEDDPSNPRYIKTVWGVGYKFMDEDDVGQ; encoded by the coding sequence ATGAACAGAAATGTTTTGTTAATAGAGGACGACACGGAGATTTGCGCTTTACTGGAGCTGCATCTGCGGGACCTGGGCATTGATCTCGATGTGGCCAATCAGGGGGATCGTGGCCTGGAGCGGGCGCTCAAAAACGATTATCAACTGGTGATTTTAGACGTCATGCTACCTGCACTGGATGGCCTTGAAGTCTGTAAAATTTTAAGAGAGAAAAAGAAGAAGCTGCCCATTTTAATGCTCACAGCCCGCAGCGAAGAGCTGGATAAGGTGTTAGGGCTGGAATTAGGCGCCGACGATTACATCACCAAGCCCTTCTCCATCAGAGAGTTGCTGGCCAGGGTGAAAACGATTTTACGGCGGATAAAGGCTTACGAAGAAAGCAATGAGTCCGACGGACCTGAAGAGTTCAAAACCGGCGATCTGGCGGTTAATGTGGCCAAGCGCCGCGTTTTGCTTAAAAACAAAAATATCGAGTTGACGGCCAAAGAGTTTGAACTTTTAAAGCTTTTTATTTCGAATCCAGGCAGGGCCTTTTCGCGAGAAAAATTGTTAAATATGGTGTGGGGGTATCAATTTTCCGGTTATGAACATACCGTTAATTCGCATATTAATCGTTTAAGGGCTAAAATCGAAGACGATCCTTCCAATCCGCGATATATCAAAACGGTTTGGGGCGTTGGTTACAAGTTTATGGATGAGGATGATGTGGGGCAATGA
- a CDS encoding polysaccharide biosynthesis/export family protein has translation MRKWLFALGLFVMAVGPLFAQTDQMNMAARNMTGKSVNYYYAKPGDITITVSLWGFVQKPGLYEVASSTNLIELLSLAGGPGTYADLDDVQIIRSYKDKNGKTYKKELTINLKKMLSLSEEQIRLQPGDVIYVNHTNWYTIKEAFSLTSSVALLFSAMYYLTRIF, from the coding sequence ATGCGGAAATGGTTGTTTGCCTTGGGATTGTTTGTGATGGCTGTGGGGCCTTTGTTTGCGCAAACAGATCAAATGAACATGGCGGCTCGCAATATGACGGGCAAATCTGTGAACTATTATTACGCCAAACCCGGCGATATTACCATTACGGTCAGCCTGTGGGGCTTTGTTCAAAAACCCGGCCTTTACGAGGTGGCCAGCTCGACCAATTTAATCGAACTGCTCTCTCTGGCTGGCGGGCCCGGCACGTATGCCGACCTGGACGACGTTCAGATTATCCGGTCTTATAAAGATAAAAACGGAAAGACATATAAAAAAGAACTAACGATTAATTTGAAAAAGATGTTGTCTTTAAGCGAAGAACAAATACGATTGCAGCCGGGCGATGTGATTTATGTGAACCACACCAACTGGTACACCATCAAAGAGGCTTTTTCGTTGACTTCAAGCGTGGCCTTGCTTTTTTCGGCCATGTATTACCTGACCAGGATATTTTAA
- a CDS encoding GumC family protein, with product MSSEKMNMGEGYPGNGKPLAQSYTGFENEEEVMKLQDYLQIILRRKWIVLVSFLVVFLTAVVYTINSQPVYQAQATVLVNTQSKGQGGLLLFDPTGLGFAQNLNNELEILKSRSVANAVARELLAKKYYDNSQEILHCIRAPEEDELGREILSEEELTGVLIRTVEFEPVRDSEVIKIIAKSGDPRDAALIANQFARAYYERNLRMSRTRSKAAREFLEKQLIAKQEQLAKAEEALQRYMEQTGIVSVDDESQKVIEQLATVQAQYENVSIELESVKESLNFYRKQIARQEPNVARIMSDASDPYIRLLQEEIARLEVEKDITISQNPHAAEDPIYKEKLIKIDSQIDNLRKKLRKRTNDYLKSVLPGQLTDPAKYLVEVKQKIFDTQIQVQALEAKKKALAVVLLDYQKQFDRIPKRSIEFARLQRARLSAEKLYLLVEEKYQEATIAEQSQFGYIEIIDQAIVPKLPISPKIRMNLMLGALLGLGLGVGLVFLLEYLDVSIRTPEDLKRRGWQPLSVIPSMDSQMIAELAQNKENPAIDDHLIALLSPRSSVAEGYRRLRTNLQYARLDKPLKSFLVTSPNPKEGKTTTASNLAITFSQAGLNTLLVDTDLRRPAIHRLFGLPKEPGLTNHLFGQNTLDEITHKEVIPHLSVMTSGLVPPNPSEILAAPQTHELIDRLKSMYDLVIFDTAPVLAVTDASILATQVEGTLLIILAGTTIFDELEHSIEQLERVNAHILGVAMNNFDIKRAYGSYYGQYKSRYYGYYGYYTYGHTGGKKAKKKRTETS from the coding sequence ATGAGCAGTGAAAAAATGAATATGGGCGAAGGTTATCCTGGTAACGGAAAGCCTTTGGCGCAAAGTTATACCGGTTTTGAAAACGAAGAAGAGGTAATGAAGCTTCAGGATTATTTGCAAATAATCCTGCGCAGAAAATGGATCGTTCTCGTTTCATTTCTGGTCGTATTTTTGACGGCGGTTGTTTACACAATCAATAGTCAGCCCGTTTATCAGGCGCAGGCCACGGTGCTGGTTAACACGCAGAGCAAGGGGCAGGGAGGATTATTATTGTTCGATCCGACCGGGCTGGGCTTTGCGCAAAACTTGAATAATGAGCTGGAAATTTTGAAATCCCGTTCGGTGGCTAATGCCGTGGCCAGAGAACTGTTGGCCAAAAAATATTACGATAATTCACAGGAAATATTACACTGCATCAGAGCGCCTGAAGAGGATGAATTGGGCCGTGAAATTTTGTCGGAAGAAGAATTAACCGGTGTCTTAATCCGGACGGTGGAGTTTGAACCTGTTCGCGATTCTGAGGTAATCAAAATAATAGCAAAAAGCGGCGATCCGCGCGATGCGGCGCTTATTGCCAATCAATTTGCCCGGGCTTATTACGAACGCAATTTACGGATGAGTCGAACGCGTTCCAAAGCGGCGCGTGAATTTCTGGAAAAGCAGTTGATCGCCAAACAAGAACAATTGGCCAAAGCGGAAGAAGCGCTGCAGCGTTACATGGAACAGACGGGTATTGTATCGGTAGATGACGAGTCGCAAAAAGTAATTGAACAACTGGCCACGGTTCAGGCACAGTATGAAAATGTGAGCATAGAACTGGAATCGGTAAAAGAGTCGCTCAATTTTTACCGAAAACAAATTGCGCGGCAGGAGCCCAATGTGGCCAGGATTATGAGCGACGCCAGCGATCCTTACATTCGTTTATTACAGGAGGAGATTGCCCGCCTGGAAGTTGAAAAAGACATTACCATTTCTCAAAATCCACATGCGGCAGAAGATCCTATTTACAAGGAGAAACTGATCAAAATCGATTCGCAAATCGATAATTTGCGTAAAAAGCTCCGAAAGCGAACCAACGATTATCTAAAATCGGTTTTACCCGGACAGTTAACCGATCCTGCAAAATACCTGGTGGAAGTCAAACAGAAAATTTTTGACACGCAAATACAGGTTCAGGCGCTGGAAGCAAAGAAAAAGGCCCTGGCCGTCGTGCTTCTGGATTACCAGAAACAATTTGATCGCATTCCTAAAAGAAGCATTGAGTTCGCCCGGTTGCAGCGCGCACGCCTTAGCGCCGAAAAACTGTATTTGCTGGTTGAAGAAAAGTATCAGGAAGCGACCATTGCCGAACAGTCGCAATTCGGCTACATTGAAATTATCGATCAGGCCATTGTGCCCAAATTACCCATCTCTCCTAAAATCCGGATGAATTTAATGCTGGGCGCCTTGCTCGGTCTGGGATTGGGCGTGGGGCTGGTATTTTTGCTTGAATATCTGGATGTCAGTATCCGTACGCCGGAAGACCTTAAGAGACGTGGCTGGCAGCCCTTGTCCGTTATCCCCAGCATGGATTCGCAGATGATTGCGGAATTGGCACAGAATAAAGAGAATCCTGCTATCGACGATCACTTAATCGCTTTATTAAGCCCTCGCTCTTCCGTTGCTGAGGGATACCGCCGCTTGCGAACCAACTTGCAATATGCCCGACTTGACAAGCCTTTAAAAAGTTTTCTGGTTACCAGCCCGAATCCAAAGGAAGGAAAAACCACCACGGCTTCCAATCTGGCTATTACCTTTTCCCAGGCGGGACTAAACACCCTGCTGGTCGATACAGATTTGCGTCGCCCGGCCATTCACAGATTATTTGGTCTGCCCAAGGAACCGGGCTTAACCAACCATCTGTTCGGGCAAAATACGCTGGATGAAATTACTCATAAAGAGGTAATTCCCCATCTTTCGGTGATGACTTCCGGTCTGGTGCCGCCCAATCCTTCAGAGATTCTCGCCGCGCCGCAAACCCACGAATTAATCGACCGTTTGAAATCCATGTACGATTTGGTGATATTTGACACAGCTCCTGTGCTGGCGGTGACCGACGCTTCCATTCTTGCAACACAGGTGGAAGGAACGCTGCTGATCATTCTGGCAGGCACAACGATCTTTGATGAATTGGAACACTCGATTGAGCAACTGGAGCGCGTCAATGCGCATATTCTTGGCGTGGCCATGAATAATTTCGACATTAAACGCGCTTACGGAAGCTATTATGGCCAGTATAAAAGCCGTTATTACGGCTACTATGGTTATTACACCTATGGCCATACAGGCGGAAAAAAAGCGAAGAAAAAACGAACGGAAACTTCTTAA
- a CDS encoding aminotransferase class V-fold PLP-dependent enzyme, whose amino-acid sequence MFHDYRKLFPITSQKIYLNHAAISPFSTRVTERLEWYLDERQFGTIDVFKKADELRNKTRNLLARLINARPENIAFITNTSEGFNHLVNGLEWQAGDEVLVPDCEFPSNMYPFLNLERKGVIVKKISSPDGLVDLEKIKAAITSKTRLLSISFVEFSSGFRNDLQAIGQLCKEQGILFSVDGIQGVGALPLDVQACHIDFLSNGGHKWLMGAMGAGFMYIAPELFSRLHPAFTGWLAVENAWDFFDYQLEFLPDARRFEYGTSNFIGITALSASVELLMEANPGKIQEHLFKLGEMLVEELEKIGLIFVNTKDRHHWSGIYSFKAARAEELFEELKKHQVVASLRNGLIRLAPHFYNNDQEIEQVIKIIKKFYK is encoded by the coding sequence ATGTTTCACGACTATCGAAAACTATTTCCGATAACCTCACAGAAGATTTATCTCAATCATGCTGCCATTTCGCCGTTTTCGACGCGCGTAACCGAGCGGTTGGAGTGGTATCTTGATGAGCGCCAGTTCGGAACGATTGATGTATTTAAAAAGGCCGATGAACTGCGGAATAAAACACGAAATTTGCTGGCCCGTTTGATTAATGCCCGTCCGGAAAATATTGCCTTTATTACGAACACCTCTGAGGGCTTTAATCACCTGGTCAATGGGCTGGAATGGCAGGCAGGCGATGAAGTACTGGTGCCGGATTGTGAGTTCCCGAGTAATATGTACCCATTCTTGAATCTGGAAAGAAAAGGCGTGATAGTTAAAAAGATTTCTTCTCCTGACGGGCTCGTTGATCTGGAGAAAATTAAGGCGGCCATCACTTCAAAGACAAGGCTGCTTTCCATTAGTTTTGTCGAATTTTCCAGCGGTTTTCGCAACGATTTGCAGGCCATTGGCCAGCTTTGCAAAGAACAGGGCATTCTCTTCTCAGTGGATGGTATTCAGGGGGTTGGCGCGCTGCCATTAGATGTGCAGGCCTGTCATATTGATTTTTTGTCCAACGGGGGACACAAATGGCTGATGGGCGCCATGGGGGCGGGCTTTATGTACATCGCGCCGGAACTTTTTTCCAGACTGCATCCGGCTTTTACCGGGTGGCTGGCTGTTGAAAATGCCTGGGATTTTTTCGACTATCAGCTCGAGTTTTTGCCCGATGCCCGCCGTTTCGAATATGGAACATCAAATTTTATCGGAATTACCGCTTTATCGGCGTCGGTGGAATTGCTGATGGAAGCGAATCCAGGCAAAATTCAGGAACACCTTTTTAAGTTGGGTGAAATGCTGGTGGAAGAGCTGGAAAAAATTGGGCTTATTTTTGTGAATACAAAAGATCGGCATCATTGGTCAGGAATTTACTCATTTAAGGCAGCGCGCGCTGAAGAATTGTTCGAAGAATTGAAAAAGCATCAGGTTGTTGCTTCGTTACGCAATGGGTTAATACGCCTGGCGCCGCATTTTTATAATAATGACCAGGAAATAGAGCAGGTGATTAAAATCATAAAAAAATTTTATAAATAG